In Streptomyces nojiriensis, the sequence CGAGCACCCGGCCTCCCTGGCGATGGCCTTCGTGGTGGCGCTCGCCAGCCCGACGGTGCGCATCAGCTTCTCGGCGGCGTCCAGCAGCCGCTCGGGGGTGGGGCGGCTTGACTTCGGGGTGAGCATTCACTCACCCTAGCGGAAGCAGGAGTGAGTGAATGCTCACCCACCTCTCGTCGCGGGGGTATGACGATGAAGATCACGGTGTTCGGGGCCACGGGCGGCGTCGGCCGCGAGGTCGTCCGGCAGGCGCTGGACGCGGGACATGAGGTGACCGCTGTCGTGCGGGACCCGGCGCGGCTTCCCGTTCCCGCCCACGAGCGGCTCCACGTGGCCACGGTGGCCGATGTGACCGACGTCGAGGCGGTGCTCCCCGTGGTGAGCGGGCGGGACGCGGTGGTCTCGGCGCTGGGCGCGGCGACCAACAAGCAGGCGAAGGCGAAGCCCGTCGCGGGCCCGGCCCTGAGCGCGATCACCTCGGCCATGGACCGTGCGGGGGTGCGGCCGCTGTCGGCCGTGAGCGCCGCACCCGTCGGCCCGCTGCCGGAGGGCGCGGGGATCTTCACCCGCGCCGTGGTCTTCCCGCTGCTGCGCCGACTGCTGCGGGACGTCTACGCGGACCTCGCGGACATGGAGGCGGCGATGGCCGCGAGCGGGACGCGGTGGACGGTCGTCAGGCCGCCGATGCTGCAGAACAAGCCCCGCACCGGCACCTACCGGCGCGCCATCGACGCCAACGTCCCCGGCGGCCGGGTCATCCCCCGCGCCGATGTGGCGGACGCCCTCCTGAGCGTCCTCACGGACCCGTCCTGCAGCGGCCACGCGGTGGGCGTCGCCTCCTGAGCGGGGTCCGGAGCGGAGCGAACGCGGGAGGGCCCGGCCATGGGCCGGACCCTCCCGTCGTACGCGAACCCGAGCGCTGCTCGGCGGCTACGCCTTGCGCGTCCGGGCCGCCGTCTTCTTGGCCGGGGCCGCCTTCTTCGCGGCGACGGCCTTGGTGGCCGCGGCCTTCTTCGCCGGGGCCTTCTTGGCCGCCGGCCGTGCCACGGGCGCCCCGTCCGACACCCGGTCCGCGCCGAGGATGTCCCGCAGGAACTTGCCCGTGTGGCTGGCGCCGACCGAGGCCACCGCCTCCGGTGTGCCTTCGGCCACCACCAGACCGCCGCCGTAGCCGCCTTCCGGGCCCATGTCGATGACCCAGTCCGCGGTCTTGATGACGTCAAGGTTGTGCTCGATGACGATCACCGAGTTCCCCTTGTCCACCAGCCCCGACAGCACCTTGATCAGCTTCGAGATGTCCTCGAAGTGCAGACCCGTGGTCGGCTCGTCCAGCACGTAGACCGTCCGGCCCGTCGACCGCTTCTGGAGCTCGGAGGCCAGCTTCACGCGCTGGGCCTCACCACCCGACAGGGTCGGCGCGGACTGGCCGAGGCGGACGTAGCCCAGCCCGACCTCGTTGAGCGTCTTGAGGTGCCGCGCGATCGTCGGCACCGCCTCGAAGAAGCCCAGCGCCTCCTCGATCGGCATGTTCAGGACTTCCGCGATGGACTTGCCCTTGTAGTGGACCTCCAGCGTCTCCCGGTTGTACCGGTCGCCGTGGCAGACCTCGCACGGGACGTAGACGTCCGGCAGGAAGTTCATCTCGATCTTGATCGTGCCGTCGCCGGAGCAGTTCTCGCACCGGCCGCCCTTCACGTTGAAGGAGAAGCGGCCCGGCAGATAGCCGCGCACCTTCGCCTCCATCGTCTCCGCGAACAGCTTGCGGACGTGGTCGAAGACACCGGTGTACGTGGCCGGGTTGGACCGCGGGGTGCGGCCGATCGGCGACTGGTCGACGTGCACGACCTTGTCGACGAGGTCGTCGCCGTCCACCCGCGTGTGCCGGCCCGGCACCGAGCGGGCGCCGTTCAGCTCACGCGCGAGGTGCGTGTAGAGGATGTCGTTGACCAGCGTCGACTTGCCCGAACCCGACACGCCGGTCACGGCCGTCAGCACACCCAGCGGGAAGGACACGTCGATGTCCCGCAGGTTGTTCTCCTTGGCGCCGTGGACGGTCAGCTTGCGCTCCCCGTTCACGGGCCGGCGCACGTCCGGGATCTCGATGGACTTCTTGCCCGACAGGTACTGCCCGGTCATCGACTCGGTGTTCTTCAGCAGCTCCTTGAGCGAACCGCTGTGCACCACCTTGCCGCCGTGCTCGCCCGCGCCCGGACCGATGTCCACGACCCAGTCGGCCACCTTGATGGTGTCCTCGTCGTGTTCGACCACGATGAGCGTGTTGCCCATGTCCCGCAGCCGCACCAGGGTCTCGATCAGCCGGTGGTTGTCCCGCTGGTGCAGACCGATGGACGGCTCGTCCAGCACGTAGAGCACGCCGACCAGACCGGAGCCGATCTGGGTGGCGAGCCGGATGCGCTGGGCCTCGCCGCCCGACAGCGTGCCGGCGGCCCGGTTGAGCGAGAGGTAGTCGAGACCGACGTCCACGAGGAAGCGGAGCCGCTCGTTGACCTCCTTGAGGACCCGCTCGGCGATCTTCTTGTCGCGGGCGTCGAGGCGCATCCGGCCCAGGAAGTCCGCGCACTCGCTGATCGACATGGCGGCGACCTCGGCGATGGACTTCTCCATCACCGTCACGGCGAGCACGATCGGCTTGAGGCGGGTGCCCTCACAGGTCGGGCAGGGCACCTCGCGCATGTAGCCCTCGAAGCGCTCGCGGCTGGCGTCGCTCTCCGACTCCGCGTGCCGCCGCTTGACGAACGGCACGGCGCCCTCGAAGGCCGTCGTGTACGCCCGCTCCCGCCCGTACCGGTTGCGGTAGCGGACCTCGATCTGCGTCTTGTGCCCGTACAGCAGGGCCTTCTTCGCGCGGGCGGGCAGCCCGGCCCACGCGATGTCGGTGCGGAAGCCCAGCTCCTGCGCGAGCGCGCCGATCAGCCGCTGGAAGTAGTCCTTGGTGTGGCCGAGCGACCACGGCGAGACCGCACCCTCGTCCAGGGACTTGTCCTCGTCCGGAACGATCAGCTCCGGGTCCACCTCCATGCGCGTACCGATACCCGTGCACTCGGGGCAGGCGCCGAAGGGCGAGTTGAAGGAGAAGGAGCGCGGCTCCAGCTCCTCGAAGGACAGGTCGTCGTAGGGGCAGTAGAGGTGCTCGGAGTACATCCGCTCACGCTCGGGGTCGTCCTCGGCGAGGTCGACGAAGTCCAGGATCACCATGCCGCCGGAGAGGCCGAGGGCGGTCTCCACGGAGTCGGTGAGCCGGCGCTTGGCGCTCTCCTTGACGGTGAGGCGGTCGATGACCACCTCGATGGTGTGCTTCTCCTGCTTCTTCAGCGTGGGCGGCTCGGAGAGCTGGATGGTCTCCCCGTCCACCCGCGCCCGGCTGTAGCCCTTGGTCTGGAGATCGGAGAAGAGGTCGACGAACTCGCCCTTGCGCTCGCGCACCAGCGGCGAGAGCACCTGGAACCGGCTGCCCTCGGGGAGCGCGAGCACCTTGTCGACGATCGCCTGCGGCGACTGCCGCGAGATGGGACGGCGGCACTCGGGGCAGTGCGGCTTGCCGATGCGCGCGAAGAGGAGGCGGAGGTAGTCGTAGACCTCGGTGATGGTGCCCACGGTCGAGCGCGGGTTGCGCGACGTCGACTTCTGGTCGATCGAGACGGCCGGGGAGAGGCCCTCGATGAAGTCGACGTCGGGCTTGTCCATCTGCCCGAGGAACTGGCGGGCGTACGACGAGAGCGACTCGACGTAGCGGCGCTGGCCCTCGGCGAAGATCGTGTCGAAGGCCAGGGAGGACTTGCCCGACCCGGAGAGTCCGGTGAAGACGATGAGTGAGTCGCGGGGCAGGTCGAGCGAGACGTTCTTCAGGTTGTGCTCGCGAGCGCCACGAACGATGAGACGGTCGGTCACGCCGGTCCGCACCTTTCTTGAGAGAGCGGGGGCACGGGCCCCCGTCCCAGGGTATGGGGGGCGCCTCTGCGATGGACTTGGTCCTTGGACTTCCGAGCGTATAGCACGCACATTCGATTTACGGCACTCCGCAGACCGCTTCACCCAATCGTGTGGCCGTGCCCGGTGAGCCACTAGGCTCGGCGTCATGACTGATCATGTGCACGACCTGCGATCTGTACGTGAAGCCACGGACCGGCTGCTGACCGCAGTCGCGAAACTGGACAACGCAGCCCTCGCCGAGGAGTCACACCTCCCGGGCTGGACCCGCGGCCACATCCTGGCCCACCTCGCACGCAACGCGGACGCGCTCGTCAACGTCTTCGAGGGACGCCCGATGTACGAGAGCGCCGCCGCCCGCGACGCGGACATCGAGCGCGACGCCGGCCGGCCCCTCGAAGAACACCTGACGGACCTCCGTGATTCCGCGGCCCGCTTCATGGCCACCACCGAGCCCGACCAGGACTGGTCGCGCACGGTCGAGCTGCGCAACGGCATCACGGACCTCGCCGCCAACGTGCCCTTCCGCCGCTGGGTCGAGGCCGATCTGCACCACGTCGACCTGAACGTCGGCTACGAGCTCTCCGACCTCCCGGACGAGTTCACCGAGCGCGAGATCGTCTTCCTCGCCGACCGCTGGTCCGGCCGCCCCGAGGTGCCGCCGGTGGCCCTCGTCGCGACCGACGGCCGGAGCTGGCGCACCGGCTCCGCCGGGGATCCCGCCGTGACCGTGTCCGGCACCCCCGCGGGGCTGCTGGCCTGGCTGGCCGGCCGCGGCGACAAGGGCGCCTCCCTGACCACCTCCGGCGGCCCCCTCCCCGGGCTCCCCCCGCTCTAGGATCAAGACATGACGTACACCGGAGAGGTCAAGGTCGGCGGTCCCGCCGACGTGCACGAACTTGCGGACCTGATGATTTCCAAGGTCGCGGTGGGCCCGATGAACAACAACGCCTACCTGCTGCGCTGCCGCGCCACCGACGAGCAGCTGCTCATCGACGCGGCCGCCGAGGCGGGCACCCTGCTCAGCCTGATCGGCGACGACGGCATCGCGTCCGTGGTCACCACGCACCGGCACGGCGACCACTGGGGCGCGCTCGCCGAGGTGGTCGCGGCGACCGGCGCACGCACCCTCGCGGGCGCCCTCGACGCCGAGGGCATCCCGGTGGCGACGGACGTACCGGTCGCCGACGGGGACACGATCACGGTCGGACGGGTCACGCTGACCGCCCGCCACCTGGTCGGCCACACCCCCGGCTCGATCGCGCTGGTCTACGACGACCCGCACGGCCACCCGCACGTGTTCACCGGCGACTGCCTCTTCCCGGGCGGCGTCGGAAACACCCACGACGACCCGAAGGCCTTCGCCAGCCTGATCGACGACGTGCAGCACAAGATCTTCGAGCAGCTGCCCGACGAGACCTGGGTCTACCCGGGACACGGCAACGACACCACCCTCGGCGCCGAGCGTCCGCACCTGGCCGAATGGCGCGAGCGCGGCTGGTAGGCACCGCAACGCGTCAACTTCCGAGCGCGACGCACTCCTTCCGGTCGCTTACGGCCGAACTCAAGCCCTGAGCGGCGGGGAACGGGTATCTGGTGCGGCATGCCACACGACCCGTCCCCGCCCCTGGCCTCCGCCGCCCCCGAGGCCTCCCCCGCCCCTCCCTCCGCCGCGCCGCCGGAGCCCCCGCCCATCGAGGCCGACGGCTCCGCCGGGCCCGGCATGCTGCGGCTGGCCACGGCCTCGCTCGCCGGCACCGCGATCGAGTTCTACGACTTCTTCGTGTACGGGACGGCCGCCGCCCTCGTGCTCGGCCCGCTCTTCTTCCCCTCCTTCTCCCCGCTCGCCGGAACCCTCGCCGCCTTCGGCACCTTCGGCGTCGGCTTCCTGGCCCGCCCGCTCGGTTCGGCGGTCTTCGGCCACATCGGCGACCGCTACGGCCGGCGCCCGGTACTGCTCGCCTCCCTCCTGCTCACCGGCCTCGCCACGGTGGCCGTCGGCTGCGTGCCCTCGTACGGCTCGATCGGCATGGCCGCGCCCGTGCTCCTGCTCCTGCTGCGCTTCCTGCAGGGCCTCGGGCTGGGCGGGGAGTGGGGCGGCGCCGTCCTGCTGACCGCCGAGCACGCCCCCGAGCGACGGCGCGGACTGTGGTCGAGCTTCCCGCAGATGGGCCCGCCGGTGGGCTTCCTGCTCGCCAACGGCCTGATGCTGGGGCTGTCCGCGTCGCTGACCGACGCCCAGTTCACCGCCTGGGGGTGGCGGGTTCCGTTCTGGGCTGCCGGGGTGCTGGCGCTGGCCGGGCTGTGGCTGCGCCGCTCGGTGGAGGAGACCCCGCAGTTCCGGGCGCTCGCCGCGACGGACCGGCGGGCCGACGCCCCGCTGACCGAGGTCTTCCGGGGCCACTGGCGGCTGCTCCTGCTGACCGGCGGGGCGCTCGCCGTCGGGTACGCCGTCTTCTACGCGGTCACCACCTGGTCCCTCGCCTACGCCGCCGGTCACCTCCCGGTGGGCCGCACGGCGATGCTGGCCTGCATCATGGTCGCGGTCGCGGTGATGGGTCTGGTGACCCCGCTGGTCGCGGTGCTCGGCGACCGCTACGGGCGGCGGCCGCTGTGCCTGATCGGGTGCACGATCTGCGCGGTGTGGATGTTCCCGCTGGTGGCCCTGTTGCGGACGGCCGATCCACTGCTGATGACGGTGGGCTTCGTCGGGGCGCTGGTCGGCATGGTGACGATGTTCTCGGTGGTGGCCGCGTACCTGCCCGAGCTCTACGCGCCGCGGATCCGCTGCACGGGCGCGGCCGTCGGCTACAACCTGGGCGGGGTGCTGGGCGGGGCGCTGACCCCGATCGTGGCGACGGCGCTGGCGGACGGTTCCGGTCCGCCGTGGGGTGTCGCGCTGTACCTGACCGGGATCGCCCTGGTGAGCCTGGTCTGTTTCGCGCTGCTGCCGGAGACCGGTCCGGCGATCGTCTCGCAGCGGACGGCCGCGGACCGGACGACGGAAACGGGGGCGGCCGAAACGGCCGCCCCCGTGTAGATCTGCAGATCCTTCGGATCCTGCGATCCGGTTACGCGTCGACGTTCTCCGGGCGGGCGGCGGCCTCGGCCGCCGCCTGCTTCCTGGAGGCCATCAGGCTGGTGATCGTGGTGATGACCAGGACACCGCAGATGACGCCGAGGGAGACCGGGATCGAGATCACCGGAACGTGGACGCCGTTCTCGTGCAGGGCGTGCAGCACCAGCTTGATGCCGATGAAGCCCAGGATGATCGAGAGGCCGTAGCTGAGGTGGACCAGCTTCTTCAGCAGGCCGCCGATGAGGAAGTACAGCTGGCGCAGACCCATCAGCGCGAAGGCGTTGGCCGTGAAGACGATGTACGGGTCCTGCGTGAGGCCGAAGATGGCGGGGATGGAGTCCAGGGCGAACAGCACGTCGGTGGTGCCGATGGCGAGCATGACGACCATCAGCGGGGTCAGCACGCGCTTGCCGTTGTTGACGACGAAGAGCTTGGTGCCGTGGTACCGGTCGGCGACGCCGAACTTCTTCTCGACCGACTTGAGGAGGCGGTTCTCCTCGAACTCCTCGTCGTCCTCGTCCTTGCGGGCCTCCTGGATCAGCTTCCACGCGGTGTAGATCAGGAACGCGCCGAAGATGTAGAAGACCCAGGAGAAGCTGGCGATGATCGCGGCGCCGGCGGCGATGAAGACCGCGCGCAGGACCAGGGCGATCAGTACGCCGATGAGCAGCACGCGCTGCTGCAGGTGGGACGGCACCGCGAACTTCGCCATGATCAGGACGAAGACGAAGAGGTTGTCGACGCTCAGCGACTTCTCGGTGATGAAGCCCGCGAAGAACTCCTGGGACGCCTGCGGGTTGCCGAAGAACCACAGGCCGAGGCCGAAGAGTGCGGCGAGGACGATCCAGACGACCGTCCAGGTGCCGGCTTCCTTGATGGATACGTCGTGCGGCTTGCGGCCGATGAAGAAATCGGCACCGATGAGGAGGGACAGACCAAGAATGGTCGCGACCCACAGGGCCCAGGAAACTTCCATGGTGAACACGCCTCCGGCGGATGGCTCAGCACTTCGTCAGCGTCATCGCTGCCGGAGGTCTCTTCCACCCGGACGGCCTGGAGGCCGTGGGCCGACGCCCCGGGACCGACCGCGCTCGTGTGGCTGCAGTGGTCCGTATTGACGGGTACGCCGTAGCAGGAAAGCAGGAATACTCCCCTCCGCACGTACGAGCTTACCCGCCGAAGGCGGTAAAGGTAAAGGGAACACCAAAGAATGGTCACGGGCGGGTAGTGCGCCGGGCCTCCGCCACCCGGTCCAGTGCCTGGTCGAGGACCCTGCTGCCCTGCGGGGGCAGGTCCGGTTCGAAGGTCCAGGCGTGATGGACCCAGGGGTCGGCGAGGTGGTTGTCGGGCACCGGCGAGAGCCGCATCAGGGAGCGCCACAGCGGATCGAGCAGCGGCCCGTACGCCGAGGCCTCGTCGCGGTCCGCGACCATCAGCAGGTGCACGCCGACCGCCGCGCCCTCGTCGGCGAGGTAGCGCAGCTGGGTGACGGCGCGGTCGTCGAAGCCGTGCGGGAAGTCGTGCACGATCAGCAGCTGGTCGGCCGTGTCCACGTCCGGCGGCAGGTCCTCGGGGGCGCCGGCCCGCAGCGCCATCTGTACGAGGTCCACCCGCCGGGTCAGCCGGGCCAGGGTCTGGGTGACCCCGGTGGCCCCGGCGGCGGGCGGACCGGCCAGCACCCCGGCGCGCACCAGCGGCGCCAGCGAGGCGGATCCGGCCCCGGCCGCGTCGATGACGTGCACGGAGAACCGGTCGGCGGGGTGGACGGCGAGCAGCCGGACCGCCAGGGCGACGGCCATGTCCATGGCCGCGCGGCGCAGCCGGTCGGTGTCCATGGTCATCGCGGCCTCGGAGCCGGTGCGGCCGTTGTCGATCCACAGTCCGCGCTCCAGCGGGAGGCGGGTCAGCATGGGGATGCGCAGATCGGGCCGCTCGGGCAGGTGCAGGTCCCCCAGGCGCAGGGCCAGCGGGCTCTCCTCGGGCGTGCGGTGACCGTGCCACACGGGGTTGTCCCAGCGGGCGTACGCAGCCGGCAGCGCGGGCTCGACCACCTCCGACTCGGCGATCAGCTGGGCCAGGTCCCGGTCGAGGACGGCCTGGGCCTGGGCGACGAGCTCCTCGCGGCGGGCCCGCGCGGTGTCGCGGGCGGCGTTGCCGGAGCCGCCGAGGCGGTGGCGCGGGTCGGACAGGGCCTCGTCGAGCTCGCGGTCCATGCGGGAATCGGCGAACTCGACGGCGCCTCGGTAGGCGGAGACCGTGCGGGCCAGGTCCTCGAACATCCCCCAGACCTGGTTGTAGAGCCGCTCGTCCATGGACCAGCCGCTGGCGTCCCCGGCGACGGGCCGCGGGTGCTGTCCGGGTTCCTGCGGGGCGGCGGGCCGCGGCGCGGGCTCGGGCGGCTCGGTGCTGGTGCGTCGGCGCCGCGGGTGGGAGTAGCTGATGGTGGGCGGGGAGCCCCCGGTGTCGCCACCGGGCGCGGGTCCGGGCGCACCCGCGTAGGGGTGGCCGGAGACGGGGAGCGGGTCCGGCGGTTCGGGGGCGGGCGCGGGGGGCTGCGGCGGGGCCTGGGGGGTGCGCAGGTCGCCGACGTGGGTCGGCATGGTCGCGAGCGTGGCGTCGGCCCCCGCGGTGCGCGGGGTCGTGCCGAGCACGGCGGCGGCGAGCTCCGCGGCAGCCGGTGCGGGCAGCCCGCCGTCGGCGAGCAGGGCGCGGAGGCCCTCGGCGTAGCCCTGGCCCACGGCGCGGACCTTCCAGGCGCCCTGGCGCCGGTACAGCTCCAGGGCGACGACGGCCGTCTCGGCGTCGAGCCCGGTCAGGGTGTAACCGGCGAGCTCGGCGCCGTCCGGGTCGGCCACGGCCACGTAGGAGGCCGGTACCGCGCCGAAGCGGACCGGGCCGCCGGGCGGGAGGACGAGCAGTACGCCGAGCCGGTGGACGTCCGCCGCGACCTCGTCGAGGTCGACGGTGAAGGTGTGCCGCTCGGCGAGCTCGCCCGGCGACTCGACGCCGGGAAGGGACCTGGCGCCCGGGTGGGCGAGCATCCCGTTGCCGGCGAACCGGCCCTGTTCGTCGGCGAGCGAGGCCAGGGCGAGCACGGGCGTGCCCGCCGAAACCCTGATCTCCACCCGGCTCTGGGACACGGGGTGGTTCTGCCCCCGGACCAGTTCAGCCGTCATCGTGCAGCCCCTCCCCCGTGCCTTCTTCTCTTGTCCGGTACTGCTACAGGTGCGGCAGGATCGCCGGCATGAGGTCCTGGAAGGTGCGGCCGTTGGCCGGGTTCCCGAGGGCCGTCATCTGCCAGCCGGCGCCCGAGCGGGACACCTTGGCCATGATCTGCGCGGTGTACTGACCGCCGCCGTCGAGGGTGTAGCGGGCCAGCTCCTGGCCGTTGGTCTCGTCGACGATGCGGCAGAACGCGTTCTGCACTTCCTGGAACGTCTGGCCGGTGAAGGAGTTCACCGTGAAGACGATCTGGTCGATGTGCACCGGCACGCGCTGGAGGTCGACGAGGATCGCCTCGTCGTCCCCGCCCTGGCCGACGCCGCCGACGAGGTTGTCACCGGTGTGGCGCACCGAGCCGTCGTCGCTCTGCAGGTGCCGGAAGAAGACCACGTCGACGGGCTGCTTGTCGGCGAAGAGCACCGCCGAGGCGTCGAGGTCGATCTCCCGCGTCCGCGAGCCGAACAGTCCGCGGCGCTTGGCCGCCTGCCAGCCGAGGCCCATCCGGACCGCGGTCAGCGTGCCTCCGTCCGCCTTCTGCAGACTGATGGCCTGACCCTTGGTCATGTTGACCGTCACGTACTGTCCCCTCTCCCTGGCCCGCCCCATGACGGGCGTGCAGCATGTACCTGCGGCTGTGACCCAACCCTACTGACCGGCTCCCGGTCAGGCGAGGCCCGCTTCCTTCATCTGCCGCAACTCCTTCTTCAGCTCGCCCACCTCGTCCCGGATCCGGGCCGCGACCTCGAACTGGAGCTCGGCGGCCGCCCCGCGCATGCGCTCGGTCATCTGCTCGATGAGCGCGGCCAGTTCGGCTGCGGGCCGGTCGGTGAGCACCTCGGCACCCGCGGCCCCCTTCGCACCCTTCGTGGCCTTTCCGCCCGTCTTGCCCGTGGCCGCCCGGCCGCCGAGCGCCGGCACCGGGGCCTTGGCGCCCTTGCCGTCCTTCGCCTGCCGGTATCCGGTGCCGAGGAGCTCCTCGGTGTCCAGTTCCTCGCGGGCGATGGTGGCGACGATGTCGTTGATCTTCTTGCGCAGCGGCTGCGGGTCGATCCCGTTCGCCGTGTTGTAGGCGATCTGCTTCTCGCGGCGCCGGTTGGTCTCGTCGATGGCCTTCTCCATCGCCGGGGTCATCTTGTCCGCGTACATGTGGACCTGGCCGGACACGTTGCGCGCGGCGCGGCCGATGGTCTGGATCAGGGAGGTCCCGGAGCGCAGGAAGCCCTCCTTGTCGGCGTCGAGGATGGCCACCAGGGACACCTCGGGCAGGTCGAGGCCCTCGCGGAGCAGGTTGATGCCGACCAGGACGTCGTACTCGCCGGCCCGCAGCTCGCGCAGCAGCTCGATGCGGCGCAGGGTGTCCACGTCGCTGTGCAGGTAGCGGACCTGGATGCCGAGCTCCAGGAAGTAGTCCGTGAGGTCCTCGGCCATCTTCTTGGTGAGGGTGGTGACGAGGATCCGCTCGTCCTTCTCGACCCGCTGCCGGATCTCGTGGACCAGGTCGTCGATCTGCCCCTCGGTGGGCTTGACCACGACCTCGGGGTCGATGAGGCCGGTGGGGCGGATGATCTGTTCGACGAAGCCGTCGCCGCGCGAGAGCTCGTACTTTCCGGGGGTCGCCGACAGGTAGACGGTCTGGCCGATGCGCTCCTGGAACTCCTCCCACTTCAGCGGCCGGTTGTCCAGGGCGGACGGCAGCCGGAACCCGTGGTCGACGAGGGTGCGCTTGCGGGAGGCGTCGCCCTCGTACATGGCGCCGATCTGCGGCACGGTGACGTGCGACTCGTCGATGACCAGGAGGAAGTCCTCCGGGAAGTAGTCG encodes:
- the uvrB gene encoding excinuclease ABC subunit UvrB, which encodes MRPVSKIERTVAPFEVVSPYQPSGDQPAAIAELEKRIRAGEKDVVLLGATGTGKSATTAWMIEKLQRPTLVMAPNKTLAAQLANEFRELLPNNAVEYFVSYYDYYQPEAYVPQSDTYIEKDSSINEEVERLRHSATNSLLTRRDVIVVASVSCIYGLGTPQEYVDRMVSLKVGEEIDRDQLLRRFVDIQYARNDVAFTRGTFRVRGDTIEIFPVYEELAVRIEMFGDEIEALSTLHPLTGEVISEDRELYVFPASHYVAGPERMEKAVRGIEAELAERLAELEKQGKMLEAQRLRMRTTYDLEMMRQIGSCSGIENYSLHMDDREPGSAPNTLIDYFPEDFLLVIDESHVTVPQIGAMYEGDASRKRTLVDHGFRLPSALDNRPLKWEEFQERIGQTVYLSATPGKYELSRGDGFVEQIIRPTGLIDPEVVVKPTEGQIDDLVHEIRQRVEKDERILVTTLTKKMAEDLTDYFLELGIQVRYLHSDVDTLRRIELLRELRAGEYDVLVGINLLREGLDLPEVSLVAILDADKEGFLRSGTSLIQTIGRAARNVSGQVHMYADKMTPAMEKAIDETNRRREKQIAYNTANGIDPQPLRKKINDIVATIAREELDTEELLGTGYRQAKDGKGAKAPVPALGGRAATGKTGGKATKGAKGAAGAEVLTDRPAAELAALIEQMTERMRGAAAELQFEVAARIRDEVGELKKELRQMKEAGLA